The Nocardioides salarius genome includes a region encoding these proteins:
- a CDS encoding AzlC family ABC transporter permease encodes MTGAPLPPPPGESVTAERRAVVRDSLGVALATGTYGVSFGAVSVASGLSVAQTCALSLVMFTGASQFALVGVVASGGAPVSAAATAWLLGTRNTLYGLRLGPLLGWRGRRRALGAHLVIDESTAMSVTRGDPALARLGFLVTGGGIFVLWNLFTLLGAVGGTVLGDPRTYGLDAAVGAAFLALLWPRLADPVHRVAALLAAAVALGLVPVTAAGVPVLAAGGVALLMGLLPRRGAP; translated from the coding sequence GTGACCGGCGCGCCTCTTCCTCCTCCCCCCGGCGAGAGCGTGACCGCCGAGCGGCGGGCGGTGGTGCGCGACAGCCTCGGCGTCGCCCTCGCGACCGGCACGTACGGCGTCTCGTTCGGCGCCGTGTCGGTGGCCTCGGGGCTCTCGGTCGCCCAGACCTGCGCGCTGTCGCTGGTGATGTTCACCGGTGCCTCGCAGTTCGCCCTGGTGGGCGTGGTCGCGTCGGGCGGGGCCCCGGTCTCGGCGGCGGCCACCGCGTGGCTGCTGGGCACCCGCAACACCCTCTACGGCCTTCGGCTCGGCCCGTTGCTGGGCTGGCGGGGTCGCCGCCGGGCGCTGGGTGCACACCTGGTCATCGACGAGTCGACGGCGATGTCGGTGACCCGTGGCGACCCCGCCCTGGCCAGGCTCGGCTTCCTGGTCACCGGCGGCGGCATCTTCGTGCTGTGGAACCTGTTCACCCTGCTCGGCGCGGTCGGCGGCACGGTGCTCGGCGACCCGCGCACCTACGGCCTCGACGCCGCGGTCGGAGCGGCCTTCCTGGCGCTGCTGTGGCCGCGCCTCGCCGACCCCGTGCACCGGGTCGCGGCACTCCTGGCCGCAGCCGTCGCGCTGGGGCTCGTCCCCGTCACAGCGGCGGGCGTACCCGTGCTGGCCGCAGGTGGCGTCGCGCTGCTCATGGGGCTGCTCCCGCGCCGGGGGGCACCGTGA
- a CDS encoding AzlD domain-containing protein — protein MSGLWLAVLAGGVGCYLLKLAGLAVPASVLDRGWVRRTADLVPVALLAALVAVQVGSDGQRLVLDARAAGLGAAVVLLALRAPFLLVVAGAATTAALLRLLTG, from the coding sequence GTGAGCGGGCTGTGGCTGGCGGTGCTGGCCGGCGGTGTCGGCTGCTACCTGCTCAAGCTCGCCGGCCTGGCGGTGCCCGCGTCGGTGCTCGACCGGGGCTGGGTGCGCCGCACCGCCGACCTGGTGCCGGTCGCCCTGCTCGCCGCGCTGGTGGCGGTGCAGGTGGGCAGCGACGGCCAGCGGTTGGTGCTCGACGCCCGGGCGGCCGGTCTCGGGGCGGCCGTGGTGCTGCTGGCGCTGCGCGCCCCCTTCCTGCTCGTGGTCGCCGGCGCGGCCACCACCGCGGCGCTGCTGCGACTGTTGACCGGATGA
- a CDS encoding M4 family metallopeptidase, producing MKTTMGLATAAVLAVGSLGVATATAATSQAAPTAPTTTITGLSSADRGDDARVAAAAVEALRAHPRAARASTGQSVEVTDTVVDPDGATHVRMERTFRGLRVLGGDLVVHQGAGSDAWRGVSQTLDAPLALGTTPTLGADAAGTRALAPAEALREVAQLERSGRPTLVVDAHGAEPVLAWEVVTTGVRADGTPSRLASYVDARTGRVLRREEQIHTADGQGESLYSGTVALQVTQKGSSHELRDATRGGNHTTDMNGATDGFACSAFGWSCKTGTIVTSPSTTFGDGTGADPDTAAVDAQYGTAVTWDYFKGEHGRNGIFGNGSGSYNRVHYGRDYVNAFWDGQKMTYGDGDGVDYGPLVSLDVAGHEMTHGVTQNTANLTYSGESGGLNEATSDIFGTMVEFYAANSEDPGDYLVGEEFDLRNGRGFRRMDNPIADGTSPNCWSSNTKNLDVHYSSGVGNHFFYLLAEGSGSTTFGGVAHSSTTCNGSTITGIGREAAADIWFRALNVYMTSSTTYAQARTATLAAARDLYGAGSTQASAVAAAWSAVSVS from the coding sequence ATGAAGACCACCATGGGGCTGGCCACCGCCGCCGTGCTCGCCGTCGGCAGCCTCGGCGTCGCCACCGCGACCGCCGCGACCAGCCAGGCAGCACCGACCGCACCGACCACCACGATCACCGGCCTGAGCAGCGCCGACCGGGGCGACGACGCCCGCGTCGCGGCCGCAGCCGTCGAGGCGCTGCGCGCCCACCCGCGTGCCGCCCGGGCGAGCACCGGTCAGTCGGTGGAGGTCACCGACACCGTCGTCGACCCCGACGGGGCGACCCACGTGCGCATGGAGCGCACCTTCCGCGGCCTGCGGGTGCTCGGCGGCGACCTCGTCGTGCACCAGGGGGCCGGGAGCGACGCCTGGAGGGGCGTCTCGCAGACGCTCGACGCGCCGCTGGCGCTGGGCACCACCCCGACGCTCGGCGCCGACGCCGCCGGCACCCGTGCGCTGGCGCCGGCCGAGGCGCTGCGCGAGGTCGCGCAGCTCGAGCGGTCGGGTCGCCCCACGCTGGTCGTCGACGCCCACGGCGCCGAGCCGGTGCTGGCCTGGGAGGTCGTGACCACCGGGGTGCGCGCGGACGGCACCCCCAGCCGCCTGGCCAGCTACGTCGACGCCCGCACGGGCCGGGTGCTGCGCCGCGAGGAGCAGATCCACACCGCCGACGGGCAGGGCGAGTCGCTCTACAGCGGCACCGTCGCCCTGCAGGTGACGCAGAAGGGCTCCTCGCACGAGCTGCGCGACGCCACGCGCGGCGGCAACCACACGACCGACATGAACGGTGCGACCGACGGCTTCGCGTGCTCGGCCTTCGGATGGAGCTGCAAGACCGGCACGATCGTCACCAGCCCGAGCACGACGTTCGGCGACGGCACCGGCGCGGACCCCGACACCGCCGCCGTCGACGCCCAGTACGGCACCGCCGTGACGTGGGACTACTTCAAGGGCGAGCACGGGCGCAACGGCATCTTCGGCAACGGCTCGGGCTCCTACAACCGGGTGCACTACGGGCGTGACTACGTCAACGCCTTCTGGGACGGCCAGAAGATGACCTACGGCGACGGCGACGGCGTCGACTACGGCCCGCTGGTCTCCCTCGACGTGGCGGGGCACGAGATGACCCACGGCGTCACCCAGAACACCGCGAACCTGACCTACTCGGGGGAGTCGGGTGGTCTCAACGAGGCCACCTCCGACATCTTCGGCACCATGGTCGAGTTCTACGCCGCCAACAGCGAGGACCCCGGCGACTACCTGGTGGGCGAGGAGTTCGACCTGCGCAACGGGCGTGGCTTCCGTCGCATGGACAACCCGATCGCCGACGGCACGTCGCCCAACTGCTGGTCGAGCAACACCAAGAACCTCGACGTGCACTACTCCTCGGGAGTGGGCAACCACTTCTTCTACCTGCTGGCCGAGGGGTCGGGCTCGACGACCTTCGGCGGGGTCGCGCACAGCTCGACCACCTGCAACGGCTCGACCATCACCGGCATCGGGCGCGAGGCGGCCGCCGACATCTGGTTCCGGGCGCTCAACGTCTACATGACCTCGAGCACCACCTACGCCCAGGCCCGCACCGCCACCCTGGCGGCGGCCCGCGACCTGTACGGCGCCGGCAGCACCCAGGCGAGCGCGGTCGCAGCCGCCTGGAGCGCGGTCTCGGTGTCCTGA
- the dapB gene encoding 4-hydroxy-tetrahydrodipicolinate reductase codes for MLEVGVLGARGKVGSEVCRAVEAAEDTRLVAEVDAGDDLETLVRAGARAVVDFTHPDVVMDNLEFCIGHGIHAVVGTTGFDEARLATLRGWLADSPGTGVLVAPNFSIGAVLMMRFAAAAAKFYESVEIVELHHPDKADAPSGTAWRTAELVAAARRDAGCAPVPDATSTSLEGARGADVEGIRVHGLRIRGLVAHQEVVLGGVGETLTIRHDSLDRASFTPGVLTGLRAITGRPGLTVGLEHLLDLDA; via the coding sequence GTGCTGGAGGTAGGCGTGCTGGGCGCGCGGGGCAAGGTCGGCAGCGAGGTGTGCCGGGCCGTCGAGGCCGCCGAGGACACCCGCCTGGTCGCCGAGGTGGACGCCGGTGACGACCTCGAGACGCTGGTGCGTGCCGGGGCCCGGGCCGTCGTCGACTTCACCCACCCCGACGTCGTGATGGACAACCTGGAGTTCTGCATCGGCCACGGCATCCACGCCGTCGTCGGCACGACCGGCTTCGACGAGGCCCGCCTGGCCACCCTGCGCGGGTGGTTGGCCGACTCGCCCGGCACCGGCGTGCTGGTCGCCCCCAACTTCTCCATCGGTGCGGTGCTGATGATGCGCTTCGCCGCCGCCGCGGCGAAGTTCTACGAGTCGGTCGAGATCGTCGAGCTGCACCACCCCGACAAGGCCGACGCGCCCTCCGGGACCGCCTGGCGCACCGCCGAGCTGGTCGCGGCAGCGCGTCGCGACGCTGGCTGCGCGCCGGTGCCCGACGCCACCTCGACCTCTCTCGAGGGGGCCCGCGGCGCCGACGTCGAGGGCATTCGGGTGCACGGACTGCGCATCCGCGGACTGGTCGCGCACCAGGAGGTCGTGCTGGGCGGGGTGGGGGAGACGCTGACCATCCGCCACGACTCCCTCGACCGCGCCTCGTTCACCCCCGGTGTGCTCACCGGCCTGCGGGCCATCACCGGGCGCCCGGGCCTCACGGTCGGCCTCGAGCACCTGCTCGACCTCGACGCCTGA
- a CDS encoding class I SAM-dependent methyltransferase gives MALQTIPARIRWAVDIMDLQPNDHVLEIGCGPGAGAELICSRVSAGKVFAIDRSESGVDRTKRRCAQYVEAGRLTVRQIDLATLRVPVKRLTKVYAFNVNLFWVRDCADEIALLHERVLPGGAVYLFFEATRPEQVPTIVEKASGALAQGGFRVSVVQRKAPAVVGIIGKRIG, from the coding sequence ATGGCACTGCAGACGATTCCGGCACGGATCCGGTGGGCGGTCGACATCATGGACCTCCAGCCGAACGACCACGTGCTCGAGATCGGCTGCGGCCCGGGGGCCGGGGCCGAGCTGATCTGCAGCCGGGTGAGCGCCGGCAAGGTGTTCGCCATCGACCGCTCCGAGTCGGGTGTCGACCGCACCAAGCGGCGCTGCGCGCAGTACGTCGAAGCGGGGCGGCTCACCGTGCGCCAGATCGACCTCGCGACGCTGCGGGTGCCGGTCAAGCGCCTGACCAAGGTCTACGCGTTCAACGTCAACCTCTTCTGGGTGCGCGACTGCGCCGACGAGATCGCGCTGCTGCACGAGCGGGTGCTCCCGGGGGGTGCGGTCTACCTGTTCTTCGAGGCGACCCGGCCCGAGCAGGTGCCCACGATCGTCGAGAAGGCCTCGGGGGCCCTGGCCCAGGGCGGCTTCCGGGTCTCGGTGGTCCAGCGCAAGGCCCCCGCCGTGGTCGGCATCATCGGCAAGCGCATCGGCTGA